From a single Brassica rapa cultivar Chiifu-401-42 chromosome A01, CAAS_Brap_v3.01, whole genome shotgun sequence genomic region:
- the LOC103847770 gene encoding folylpolyglutamate synthase isoform X2, with protein sequence MLIYVNGLLKCGAPLVPFFSHKRESFFNKTTPSSQSLTLGSRDRVYFNSSLRYSSKSIQVVESSVTDMGAKEEKADSAALSSYDDAMDALSTLISRRRGDRSPTLGSRDKLEQVVSYLKILGLEDKIKELKVIHVAGTKGKGSTCVFCEAILRNCGFRTGLFTSPHLMDVRERFRIDGLDISEEKFLQYFWECWKLLKEKAVDGVTMPPLFQFLTVLAFKIFVCEKVDVAVIEVGLGGKLDSTNVIQKPVVCGIASLGMDHMDILGHTLADIAYHKAGIFKPQIPAFTVPQLSEAMEVLEETANNLKVPLEVIAPLDLKKLDGITLGLSGDHQLVNAGLAVSLSRCWLQRTGNWDKIFPNGSNETDMPVAFCRGLATARLHGRAQVVHDLVSDQQDSLKTPCGDLIFYLDGAHSPESMEACGRWFSSAVRGNKSLSTTPVNGYKRNGEFGKDFNRVSKQVLLFNCMEVRDPQVLLPKLVTTCASSGTHFSRALFVPSMSTYNKVISGASAIPLDTRRKDLTWQFRLQKLWERSIQGTDAALDHTLNPDGITSLPPHDFLCGDAPHCGGPAGTHSSAVMPSLPLTINWLRDCVRRNPSLKLEVLVTGWLHLVGDVLRLLKR encoded by the exons ATGCTCATTTATGTGAACGGGCTTCTAAAGTGCGGTGCACCTCTAGTTCCATTCTTTTCTCACAAAAGAGAATCCTTCTTCAATAAAACAACGCCGAGCTCTCAAAGTTTAACTCTAGGCTCTCGAGATCGTGTTTATTTCAACAGTA GTCTTAGGTACTCAAGCAAATCAATACAAGTTGTGGAGAGTTCTGTTACTGATATGGGTGCCAAGGAAGAGAAGGCAGATAGTGCAGCTTTGTCTTCTTATGATGATGCCATGGACGCGCTCTCCACTCTTATTTCTCGTCGACGTGGCGACCGCTCACCTACCTTAGGAAGTCGTGACAAGCTTGAGCAAGTCGTCTCATATCTCAAG ATTTTGGGCCTGGAGGATAAAATAAAAGAGTTAAAAGTTATTCATGTCGCAGGAACGAAGGGAAAG GGCTCAACATGTGTATTTTGCGAGGCAATATTACGTAACTGTGGGTTTAGAACAGGATTGTTTACATCTCCTCACCTGATGGATGTGAGGGAAAGATTCCGAATAGATGG CTTGGATATATCTGAGGAAAAGTTTCTGCAGTATTTTTGGGAATGTTGGAAGTTACTGAAG GAGAAAGCTGTAGATGGTGTTACCATGCCTCCTCTTTTTCAGTTCCTCACAGTGTTGGCATTTAAGATTTTTGTTTGTGAAAAG GTTGATGTTGCTGTCATTGAAGTTGGACTTGGGGGGAAACTTGACTCAACAAACGTG aTTCAAAAACCTGTTGTCTGCGGCATTGCTTCTCTTGGAATGGATCATATGGATATATTGG GACATACGTTAGCTGACATTGCTTATCATAAGGCTGGGATTTTCAAG CCTCAAATCCCGGCCTTCACAGTACCACAACTCTCTGAAGCAATGGAGGTTCTTGAAGAAACAGCTAATAATCTTAAG GTTCCTCTGGAAGTAATAGCGCCTCTTGACCTTAAAAAGTTGGATGGAATTACACTTGGCTTGTCTGGGGATCATCAGCTTGTAAATGCAGGTCTTGCTGTTTCTCTTTCAAGATGCTGGCTTCAAAGAACTGGCAACTGGGACAAGATATTTCCAAAT GGAAGTAATGAAACTGATATGCCGGTAGCGTTTTGCCGTGGTCTTGCAACTGCACGACTTCATGGGAGAGCCCAAGTCGTTCATGATCTAGTATCAGATCAACAGGACTCGTTGAAAACTCCATGCGGTGATCTGATATTTTACTTGGATGGAGCTCACAGTCCAGAGAGCATGGAGGCTTGTGGCCGTTGGTTCTCTTCTGCAGTCAGAGGAAACAAAAGCTTATCTACTACTCCTGTCAATGGTTACAAGAGAAATGGGGAGTTTGGTAAAGACTTTAACAGAGTCTCCAAGCAG GTTCTTCTGTTCAACTGCATGGAAGTGAGAGATCCTCAAGTTCTACTTCCAAAGCTTGTGACCACTTGTGCTTCCTCAG GCACTCATTTCTCAAGAGCACTGTTCGTTCCGAGCATGTCAACTTACAACAAGGTCATTTCAGGCGCATCAGCTATTCCTTTAGATACACGTAGAAAGGATTTGACTTGGCAATTCAGACTACAGAAACTCTGGGAGAGATCTATCCAAGGAACAG ATGCTGCGCTTGACCATACACTGAACCCTGATGGAATAACTTCCTTACCACCTCATGATTTCCTGTGTGGAGATGCACCTCATTGTGGTGGACCTGCAGGGACACATTCAAGCGCTGTAATGCCTTCACTTCCATTGACCATAAACTGGCTACGAGACTGCGTACGCCGAAACCCTTCGCTGAAACTAGAG GTTCTGGTCACAGGATGGCTACATCTTGTTGGAGATGTACTCAGATTGCTAAAGAGATGA
- the LOC103847791 gene encoding uncharacterized protein LOC103847791, translating into MGNCIVVEKKVIKIMKNDGEVVEYRGPMHVDDILTQFSGHYSLFDSLSNNCHLHPQVKLLCGRLYYLMPKQNTTVKHKKTKKKVRFANPEVEKKGDGLTDCGDNTKEKSLGVVRVKMVVSKQELEKLIQGGSVHEMVYRSLAKQHLCHDDDAADEGLRGWRPLLDSIPETH; encoded by the coding sequence atGGGCAATTGTATAGTAGTGGAGAAGAAAGTGATAAAGATTATGAAAAATGACGGAGAAGTAGTTGAATACAGAGGTCCCATGCATGTTGATGACATCCTCACCCAATTCTCTGGTCACTACTCTCTCTTTGATTCTCTGTCCAACAATTGTCATCTTCATCCACAAGTTAAGCTTCTCTGTGGCCGTCTCTACTATCTCATGCCAAAGCAGAATACCACAGTCAAGCataagaagacgaagaagaaagtCAGGTTTGCAAATCCAGAGGTAGAGAAAAAAGGAGATGGATTAACAGATTGTGGTGACAACACCAAGGAGAAGAGTCTTGGTGTTGTGAGAGTGAAGATGGTTGTGAGTAAGCAAGAGCTCGAGAAGCTGATTCAAGGAGGTTCAGTTCACGAAATGGTCTATAGAAGTCTTGCTAAGCAACATCTGTGCCATGATGATGATGCTGCTGATGAGGGTCTTAGAGGCTGGAGACCTTTGTTAGATAGTATTCCTGAAACTCATTAG
- the LOC103847762 gene encoding gibberellin-regulated protein 13, which produces MLSKMATNLNTIFLSIVMFHLVLSAQTQMHPIHLESPAPQPHPPQSQPQTPHHNSSQYGTTEGSLQPQECGPRCGDRCSNTKYKKPCLFFCNKCCAKCLCVPPGTYGNKQVCPCYNNWKTQLGGPKCP; this is translated from the exons ATGTTATCTAAAATGGCAACCAATCTTAACACCATTTTTCTCTCCATTGTTATGTTTCATCTTGTTCTGTCTGCTCAAACTCAAATGCAC CCAATACACCTGGAGTCTCCTGCTCCACAACCACATCCACCACAGTCCCAACCGCAAACACCGCATCACAACAGCTCCCAA TACGGTACTACTGAAGGCAGCCTTCAACCCCAAG AGTGTGGGCCACGGTGTGGAGATAGATGCTCGAATACAAAATACAAGAAGCCATGTTTGTTCTTCTGTAACAAATGTTGTGCCAAGTGCTTGTGTGTACCTCCAGGTACTTATGGCAACAAGCAAGTCTGCCCTTGCTACAACAACTGGAAGACTCAGCTCGGTGGACCTAAATGCCCTTGA
- the LOC103848617 gene encoding tubulin-folding cofactor B, with amino-acid sequence MWKKCGTSVNAMALELYDESGSKFAALSDDSRPLGFYSPFDGFWLHIVDLDPSSVTTGGWLEDTSLVEKYNISEEDYAKRTDSFRKFKEKRVSQNPAASEVKVTVTRWHVC; translated from the exons ATGTGGAAGAAATGTGGGACGTCTGTTAATGCTATGGCTTTAGAGCTCTATGATGAAAGTGGCTCCAAGTTTGCAGCTCTTAGTGATGATTCAAGACCTCTCGGTTTCTACTCCCCCTTTGATGG GTTTTGGTTGCATATAGTGGATCTTGATCCCTCCTCGGTCACAACTGGAGGCTGGCTTGAAGATACGTCATTGGTTGAGAAGTATAACATCTCAGAAGAGGACTATGCTAAACGAACTG ACAGTTTTAGGAAGTTCAAAGAAAAAAGAGTGTCTCAAAATCCAGCTGCTTCTGAGGTTAAGGTAACTGTAACACGATGGCATGTATGTTAA
- the LOC103847770 gene encoding folylpolyglutamate synthase isoform X1 yields the protein MLIYVNGLLKCGAPLVPFFSHKRESFFNKTTPSSQSLTLGSRDRVYFNSSLRYSSKSIQVVESSVTDMGAKEEKADSAALSSYDDAMDALSTLISRRRGDRSPTLGSRDKLEQVVSYLKILGLEDKIKELKVIHVAGTKGKGSTCVFCEAILRNCGFRTGLFTSPHLMDVRERFRIDGLDISEEKFLQYFWECWKLLKEKAVDGVTMPPLFQFLTVLAFKIFVCEKVDVAVIEVGLGGKLDSTNVIQKPVVCGIASLGMDHMDILGHTLADIAYHKAGIFKPQIPAFTVPQLSEAMEVLEETANNLKVPLEVIAPLDLKKLDGITLGLSGDHQLVNAGLAVSLSRCWLQRTGNWDKIFPNGSNETDMPVAFCRGLATARLHGRAQVVHDLVSDQQDSLKTPCGDLIFYLDGAHSPESMEACGRWFSSAVRGNKSLSTTPVNGYKRNGEFGKDFNRVSKQVLLFNCMEVRDPQVLLPKLVTTCASSGTHFSRALFVPSMSTYNKVISGASAIPLDTRRKDLTWQFRLQKLWERSIQGTDAALDHTLNPDGITSLPPHDFLCGDAPHCGGPAGTHSSAVMPSLPLTINWLRDCVRRNPSLKLEVLVTGSLHLVGDVLRLLKR from the exons ATGCTCATTTATGTGAACGGGCTTCTAAAGTGCGGTGCACCTCTAGTTCCATTCTTTTCTCACAAAAGAGAATCCTTCTTCAATAAAACAACGCCGAGCTCTCAAAGTTTAACTCTAGGCTCTCGAGATCGTGTTTATTTCAACAGTA GTCTTAGGTACTCAAGCAAATCAATACAAGTTGTGGAGAGTTCTGTTACTGATATGGGTGCCAAGGAAGAGAAGGCAGATAGTGCAGCTTTGTCTTCTTATGATGATGCCATGGACGCGCTCTCCACTCTTATTTCTCGTCGACGTGGCGACCGCTCACCTACCTTAGGAAGTCGTGACAAGCTTGAGCAAGTCGTCTCATATCTCAAG ATTTTGGGCCTGGAGGATAAAATAAAAGAGTTAAAAGTTATTCATGTCGCAGGAACGAAGGGAAAG GGCTCAACATGTGTATTTTGCGAGGCAATATTACGTAACTGTGGGTTTAGAACAGGATTGTTTACATCTCCTCACCTGATGGATGTGAGGGAAAGATTCCGAATAGATGG CTTGGATATATCTGAGGAAAAGTTTCTGCAGTATTTTTGGGAATGTTGGAAGTTACTGAAG GAGAAAGCTGTAGATGGTGTTACCATGCCTCCTCTTTTTCAGTTCCTCACAGTGTTGGCATTTAAGATTTTTGTTTGTGAAAAG GTTGATGTTGCTGTCATTGAAGTTGGACTTGGGGGGAAACTTGACTCAACAAACGTG aTTCAAAAACCTGTTGTCTGCGGCATTGCTTCTCTTGGAATGGATCATATGGATATATTGG GACATACGTTAGCTGACATTGCTTATCATAAGGCTGGGATTTTCAAG CCTCAAATCCCGGCCTTCACAGTACCACAACTCTCTGAAGCAATGGAGGTTCTTGAAGAAACAGCTAATAATCTTAAG GTTCCTCTGGAAGTAATAGCGCCTCTTGACCTTAAAAAGTTGGATGGAATTACACTTGGCTTGTCTGGGGATCATCAGCTTGTAAATGCAGGTCTTGCTGTTTCTCTTTCAAGATGCTGGCTTCAAAGAACTGGCAACTGGGACAAGATATTTCCAAAT GGAAGTAATGAAACTGATATGCCGGTAGCGTTTTGCCGTGGTCTTGCAACTGCACGACTTCATGGGAGAGCCCAAGTCGTTCATGATCTAGTATCAGATCAACAGGACTCGTTGAAAACTCCATGCGGTGATCTGATATTTTACTTGGATGGAGCTCACAGTCCAGAGAGCATGGAGGCTTGTGGCCGTTGGTTCTCTTCTGCAGTCAGAGGAAACAAAAGCTTATCTACTACTCCTGTCAATGGTTACAAGAGAAATGGGGAGTTTGGTAAAGACTTTAACAGAGTCTCCAAGCAG GTTCTTCTGTTCAACTGCATGGAAGTGAGAGATCCTCAAGTTCTACTTCCAAAGCTTGTGACCACTTGTGCTTCCTCAG GCACTCATTTCTCAAGAGCACTGTTCGTTCCGAGCATGTCAACTTACAACAAGGTCATTTCAGGCGCATCAGCTATTCCTTTAGATACACGTAGAAAGGATTTGACTTGGCAATTCAGACTACAGAAACTCTGGGAGAGATCTATCCAAGGAACAG ATGCTGCGCTTGACCATACACTGAACCCTGATGGAATAACTTCCTTACCACCTCATGATTTCCTGTGTGGAGATGCACCTCATTGTGGTGGACCTGCAGGGACACATTCAAGCGCTGTAATGCCTTCACTTCCATTGACCATAAACTGGCTACGAGACTGCGTACGCCGAAACCCTTCGCTGAAACTAGAG GTTCTGGTCACAGGATCGCTACATCTTGTTGGAGATGTACTCAGATTGCTAAAGAGATGA